One part of the Bdellovibrio sp. KM01 genome encodes these proteins:
- a CDS encoding TIGR03663 family protein produces the protein MKSIRVTQIQKYIIWLVILLLTVFSRFYLLTNKPLHFDEGINGWFVLQMKINGFYKYDPTNYHGPLYFYLLRAFTAIWGHSVEILRAVPAVFSVFSVMLFSFALIRSRAVRWSMLFFLFFSPAFLFYGRSGIHEMPFVFFQLLFALGMLRWTEKFDGTSLGLLLTGVVGMATLKETFAITLASWVVGLVFAGPAVIRQYFNFEKIKAAWSHRLTYMVVALLISFVLLFTGFLRNWPGLFDFIKAFLPWMKTGVGETGHNKEFLYWVKVLADAEPMVLFGVGMAFVGLFTKDARLRMVSAFSLFQLFVYSWIPYKTVWCILSLVWGFYFVLALYAEKILARRDWRGYLFGSIVLVGTLGSLRSDWRSVYSQPIDLNHPYIYVNSTYEMKDLQNLILQVAKDHPNLLTESVQIGMKEQWPFPWIYRSFKTHWDLCADRAVPDAWLYYCDTAGEANVESQLTEQFMKIRIMLRQQREYSVVYLKKSLFGELYTGAFQVVGPAKEKE, from the coding sequence ATGAAATCGATTCGCGTCACTCAAATCCAGAAATACATCATTTGGCTTGTCATTCTTCTTTTGACGGTGTTTAGCCGTTTTTATTTATTGACCAATAAGCCCCTGCATTTTGATGAAGGCATCAACGGCTGGTTCGTTTTGCAGATGAAAATCAATGGTTTCTACAAATATGACCCCACCAACTATCATGGTCCGCTGTATTTTTATCTTTTGCGGGCATTCACCGCGATCTGGGGACACAGTGTTGAGATTCTGCGCGCTGTTCCAGCAGTGTTCTCTGTATTTAGCGTCATGCTTTTCAGCTTCGCCCTGATTCGTTCGCGAGCTGTGCGCTGGTCAATGCTGTTCTTCTTGTTTTTCAGCCCCGCATTTTTGTTTTATGGACGGTCAGGCATCCATGAGATGCCCTTTGTGTTTTTTCAATTGCTATTTGCTTTAGGCATGCTTCGTTGGACCGAAAAATTTGACGGCACATCCTTAGGACTGCTTTTGACAGGCGTTGTGGGCATGGCGACGTTAAAAGAAACTTTCGCGATCACTTTGGCTTCATGGGTTGTGGGGTTGGTGTTTGCGGGCCCGGCTGTGATTCGCCAGTATTTTAATTTTGAAAAAATTAAAGCCGCGTGGTCACACCGTTTAACCTATATGGTTGTGGCATTATTGATTTCTTTTGTTTTGTTATTCACAGGATTCTTACGTAATTGGCCTGGGTTGTTTGATTTCATTAAAGCCTTTTTGCCGTGGATGAAAACCGGCGTGGGCGAAACAGGTCACAACAAAGAATTCCTTTATTGGGTGAAGGTCCTCGCAGATGCTGAGCCTATGGTGCTGTTCGGTGTGGGAATGGCTTTCGTGGGACTTTTCACGAAAGATGCACGCCTGCGCATGGTTTCGGCGTTCTCTTTGTTCCAGCTGTTTGTCTATTCCTGGATCCCTTATAAAACCGTGTGGTGCATTCTTTCTTTGGTTTGGGGTTTTTATTTCGTTTTGGCATTGTATGCTGAAAAAATTCTCGCGCGTCGTGACTGGCGGGGATATCTTTTTGGTTCCATCGTGTTGGTCGGAACCTTGGGCAGCCTTCGCAGTGACTGGCGTTCGGTCTATTCACAGCCCATCGATTTGAATCACCCGTATATCTATGTGAATTCGACATATGAGATGAAGGATTTGCAGAATTTGATTTTGCAAGTGGCCAAGGATCATCCGAATCTTTTAACCGAGTCGGTGCAGATCGGAATGAAAGAACAGTGGCCATTCCCGTGGATTTACAGATCGTTCAAAACTCATTGGGATCTGTGCGCGGATCGCGCCGTTCCTGATGCTTGGCTTTATTATTGTGATACGGCTGGCGAAGCCAATGTGGAAAGCCAGCTCACAGAACAATTCATGAAAATACGTATTATGCTTCGTCAGCAGCGTGAATATTCCGTGGTGTATCTAAAGAAAAGTCTTTTCGGTGAGCTTTATACAGGAGCGTTTCAAGTTGTCGGTCCTGCAAAGGAGAAAGAGTAA
- a CDS encoding transglycosylase SLT domain-containing protein, which yields MSGMSLLLKLLVTSATAAPAAPASVVRKIDINRDLKGTGYVDLYDMDAKKIAKLPALAQLKGHEINGRWNECLNLSPKVFAAQKELKGWVGQVWLHCLDKAQQKKTSSGQEDRVLTAIAKSWDLFDEGPWSQDLWNMWVSQELSYLDAQAKLKNRKIESRIEKLLDNGSKLNREQKSQCYQMLGDFALNSNDYVQAQFLYEEAQSMKDSKYLTEKLEFLAKARNQSAKAAVPVQVEAIGEDGKLEERIRQSLKQNDLIPALKDTISLLNQFPGGRAARRLKDKPLEIYNSISDKMVAEKALVEMSQADASRLLEWAQNLHRKGEWASSLVLAQKAYDKNHQSSSIVSSLWVASRSAHFLGEYDKALDLYNKLIVMANGSDESSEALFRSSLIYYRKQDFTTAAALLERLVQQGKDRYDLNAQYWLVRSLQQFSKDRADKASLALIEKYPFSYYGLRLRAENQNGKLTWPEVTDKNLALADSFYLAGTQKKSWDRFVALSQAGWVSEAQAELSDLPPMKDPTLKVALAEKLSQRGQYFTAIRFVNDALENDPRLRQEKFLKIGYPEVFTSLYKKESDRYGIDVILLRSLTRQESGFNMKAISTSNALGLMQMIPPTAQDTAKRLGMKVEVPEDMFRPEVNIPMGSFYVSQMLGQFSQSVPFALAAYNAGPYRLKKWIEARPEVSSAMTEPGSTPEAEIWVDELPWNETSFYVKAILRNTLLYQTIGKESYTVPPIIWQDLLTKKAK from the coding sequence ATGTCTGGAATGTCTCTGTTATTAAAACTTTTGGTGACTAGTGCCACGGCGGCTCCTGCGGCGCCGGCCTCTGTCGTTCGTAAAATCGATATCAATCGTGATCTTAAAGGCACGGGTTATGTGGACCTTTATGATATGGATGCAAAAAAAATCGCCAAGCTTCCGGCACTGGCTCAGCTGAAGGGTCATGAAATCAACGGCCGTTGGAACGAATGTTTGAATCTTTCACCGAAAGTGTTCGCGGCACAAAAAGAACTTAAGGGTTGGGTTGGTCAAGTGTGGTTGCACTGTCTGGACAAAGCTCAGCAAAAGAAAACCAGCTCCGGTCAGGAAGATCGCGTATTGACGGCGATTGCAAAATCCTGGGACCTATTTGATGAAGGCCCTTGGTCACAAGATTTGTGGAATATGTGGGTAAGCCAGGAGCTAAGCTATCTTGATGCCCAGGCAAAACTTAAAAATCGTAAAATCGAGTCCCGCATAGAAAAGCTATTGGACAATGGCTCCAAATTAAACCGCGAACAGAAATCTCAGTGTTATCAAATGCTGGGTGATTTTGCGTTGAACTCAAATGACTACGTTCAAGCGCAGTTCTTGTACGAAGAAGCGCAAAGCATGAAGGATTCAAAATATCTGACCGAAAAGTTAGAGTTTTTGGCCAAAGCCCGCAATCAGTCTGCGAAAGCCGCTGTACCTGTGCAAGTGGAAGCCATCGGCGAGGATGGAAAACTTGAAGAGCGCATTCGTCAGTCTTTAAAACAAAATGATTTAATTCCAGCCCTAAAAGATACAATCAGTTTGTTAAATCAATTTCCAGGTGGTCGCGCGGCTCGCCGTCTGAAAGACAAGCCTTTGGAAATCTATAATTCCATCAGCGATAAAATGGTTGCTGAAAAAGCCCTGGTGGAAATGTCTCAGGCTGATGCTTCACGATTGTTGGAATGGGCGCAAAATCTGCACCGCAAAGGGGAGTGGGCTTCCAGTCTGGTGCTTGCGCAAAAGGCTTACGATAAAAACCATCAATCATCGTCGATCGTGAGCTCCCTATGGGTGGCATCTCGTTCTGCGCACTTTTTGGGTGAGTACGATAAAGCACTCGATCTTTATAATAAATTGATCGTCATGGCCAATGGTTCAGACGAATCTTCCGAAGCTCTGTTCCGCTCAAGCTTAATTTACTATCGCAAGCAAGATTTCACGACAGCAGCTGCACTGCTTGAGCGCTTGGTTCAGCAAGGCAAAGATCGTTATGATCTGAATGCACAGTACTGGTTGGTACGATCGCTTCAGCAATTTAGTAAAGACCGCGCAGATAAAGCGTCTCTGGCTTTGATCGAAAAATATCCATTCTCTTATTATGGCTTGCGCTTGCGTGCTGAAAATCAAAATGGAAAATTAACTTGGCCAGAAGTAACTGATAAAAATCTTGCGCTTGCAGATTCCTTTTATCTTGCGGGAACTCAGAAAAAATCTTGGGACCGTTTTGTCGCCTTGTCGCAGGCGGGGTGGGTCAGCGAAGCTCAGGCAGAACTTTCTGATTTGCCTCCGATGAAAGATCCAACGTTGAAAGTTGCCTTGGCCGAAAAACTTTCCCAGCGAGGGCAGTACTTTACAGCGATCCGTTTCGTGAATGATGCCCTGGAAAATGATCCGCGTTTACGCCAGGAAAAATTCTTGAAAATCGGATATCCAGAAGTCTTCACCAGTCTTTACAAGAAAGAATCAGATCGTTATGGCATCGATGTGATTCTGCTGCGAAGCCTGACTCGTCAAGAGAGTGGTTTCAATATGAAGGCGATTTCCACATCAAATGCGTTGGGCTTGATGCAGATGATTCCTCCGACAGCGCAAGACACTGCGAAACGTTTGGGAATGAAAGTGGAAGTGCCAGAAGATATGTTCCGACCCGAAGTGAATATTCCTATGGGCTCGTTCTATGTTTCCCAGATGTTGGGCCAGTTCTCGCAAAGTGTGCCATTTGCACTCGCAGCATATAACGCAGGACCCTATCGTTTGAAAAAATGGATCGAAGCACGTCCCGAAGTTTCTTCGGCGATGACAGAGCCAGGATCCACTCCCGAGGCGGAGATCTGGGTGGATGAGTTGCCGTGGAATGAGACGAGCTTTTATGTGAAAGCGATTCTAAGAAATACTCTGCTTTATCAGACTATTGGTAAGGAGTCCTACACCGTTCCGCCAATCATTTGGCAAGACTTGCTTACTAAAAAGGCAAAATAA
- a CDS encoding LysM peptidoglycan-binding domain-containing protein, translating into MRRLVTLSIVLGLLSGCVHKEMNANGEKATGNAGNEPASEIKDIGSFRLSDPEGPKVVDQELDVIPTEINPLVEKWITYFQGRGREHMERYLARSSRYEKLMKKVLRDNGLPEDIFYIALIESGFSSQATSHAAAVGYWQFIRGTGKRYGLEINPFVDERRDPVFATQAAAEYFKGLYSVFGSWYLAMASYNVGENRVKREVMNHYTRDFWELARKNRLPKETINYVPKFIAAKLIAKDPAKYGFEDIDYLPPIEFDHITVKQPVNMRQMAEKLNLNYEDFKALNPKFKGEVAILKGNELILRIPPGTTETATVAATESFVTDVKFIADSGDTQTYKIRKGDNLKSIARKYRTSVAYLRDLNDLPRKSRLTVGRTIYVPDRTPLRDRSDRKNNSTVAAKANAKPAPEKSVETAAAELTGGRFYVVQSGDSLFSIAQRYSTSVAELQRANNIKRKSKLKLGMKLKIPGGDNSSSAREVAKSKVHVVRKGDNLTEIAAKYNVSVSQLKQNNKKLRNPASLMVGTRIHIPIAEAN; encoded by the coding sequence ATGAGGAGACTAGTTACATTAAGTATAGTCCTGGGCCTGCTTTCGGGTTGCGTTCATAAGGAAATGAATGCAAATGGCGAAAAGGCAACAGGGAACGCGGGCAACGAGCCTGCTTCTGAAATCAAAGACATCGGCTCGTTCCGTTTGTCTGATCCTGAGGGTCCCAAGGTCGTAGACCAAGAGTTGGATGTTATCCCTACAGAAATCAATCCGTTGGTTGAAAAATGGATCACGTATTTCCAAGGCCGCGGTCGCGAGCACATGGAAAGATATTTGGCGCGTTCTTCACGCTATGAAAAGCTGATGAAGAAAGTGTTGCGTGACAACGGTTTGCCTGAAGATATTTTCTATATCGCATTGATCGAATCAGGTTTCAGTTCGCAAGCAACCTCACACGCAGCAGCTGTCGGATACTGGCAGTTCATTCGTGGAACGGGTAAACGTTATGGTTTGGAAATCAATCCATTCGTCGATGAACGTCGTGACCCTGTGTTCGCTACTCAAGCAGCAGCAGAATACTTCAAAGGTCTTTATTCCGTATTCGGTTCTTGGTATTTGGCAATGGCATCCTACAACGTGGGTGAAAACCGCGTAAAACGCGAAGTGATGAATCACTACACGCGTGATTTCTGGGAACTTGCGCGCAAAAACCGCCTGCCTAAAGAAACGATCAACTATGTGCCGAAATTCATCGCAGCAAAGTTGATCGCAAAAGATCCAGCTAAGTATGGTTTCGAAGATATCGATTATCTTCCACCGATCGAGTTCGATCACATCACAGTAAAACAACCAGTGAACATGCGCCAAATGGCTGAAAAACTAAACTTGAACTACGAGGACTTCAAAGCATTGAATCCTAAGTTCAAAGGTGAAGTGGCGATCCTTAAAGGCAACGAGTTGATCCTTCGTATCCCACCGGGCACGACAGAGACGGCAACTGTTGCTGCAACGGAATCTTTCGTAACTGACGTGAAATTCATCGCTGACAGCGGCGACACGCAAACTTATAAAATCCGTAAAGGTGACAACTTGAAATCTATCGCTCGTAAGTACAGAACTTCTGTGGCTTACCTTCGCGACCTAAATGATTTGCCAAGAAAGTCACGTTTAACAGTAGGTCGCACGATCTACGTTCCAGATCGCACTCCGCTTCGTGATCGCTCTGACCGCAAAAACAACAGCACTGTAGCTGCGAAAGCCAACGCAAAACCAGCTCCAGAAAAATCAGTTGAAACTGCAGCCGCAGAATTAACTGGTGGCCGTTTTTATGTGGTTCAATCTGGTGACTCTTTGTTCTCTATCGCACAACGATACTCAACAAGCGTCGCTGAGCTGCAAAGAGCCAACAACATCAAACGCAAAAGCAAATTGAAATTGGGCATGAAACTTAAAATTCCAGGCGGAGACAATAGCAGCTCTGCCCGGGAGGTAGCCAAAAGCAAGGTACACGTAGTCCGTAAGGGCGACAACCTGACTGAAATCGCTGCCAAATACAACGTGTCAGTAAGCCAGCTAAAACAGAACAACAAAAAGCTTCGCAACCCAGCCAGCTTGATGGTCGGAACAAGAATCCACATCCCAATCGCCGAAGCCAACTAA
- a CDS encoding glycosyltransferase yields the protein MQYELITLVEQGADKTFEVLNLQAANSNFNETLSVHKNDRKKGRALSLYQGMELARAPYVMILDSELASPFGDVFKLWQHLVAEDKVDVCWGDRYRKKENPFLRGESPRAKTEILFNNILRERYHNSLQDPLCEVIAIKKSAWEKIRTELPLQKLRGWYLTPALHQSARLQTLSIIEIPVYDSGRSSKSYNVWKERLNLFRDSIFTNRQ from the coding sequence ATGCAGTACGAGTTGATTACCCTTGTGGAGCAAGGCGCCGATAAAACTTTTGAAGTGCTTAATTTACAGGCTGCGAATTCAAACTTTAATGAAACACTGAGCGTCCATAAAAACGATCGCAAGAAAGGACGCGCACTGAGCCTTTATCAAGGCATGGAGTTGGCACGGGCACCTTATGTAATGATATTAGACTCGGAATTGGCTTCGCCTTTTGGAGATGTTTTCAAATTATGGCAGCATCTGGTCGCTGAAGACAAAGTCGACGTGTGCTGGGGCGATCGTTACCGCAAAAAAGAAAATCCATTTCTCCGTGGTGAATCACCGCGCGCAAAAACAGAAATCCTGTTCAACAATATTCTGCGCGAAAGATATCATAACTCTTTGCAAGACCCTTTGTGTGAAGTTATTGCCATTAAAAAATCTGCCTGGGAAAAAATCCGCACAGAGCTGCCATTGCAAAAGCTTCGCGGATGGTATCTAACCCCGGCTTTGCATCAAAGCGCACGCTTGCAGACATTAAGTATTATTGAAATTCCGGTTTATGACTCCGGCAGATCGTCCAAGTCATATAACGTATGGAAAGAACGTTTGAATTTATTCCGGGACAGTATTTTTACGAACCGGCAGTAA
- a CDS encoding DUF488 family protein, translating to MTIYTVGYEGCDIDEFVEGLKKNKIKRIIDIRRNPVSRKKGFSKNKLAAELKEVGIDYVYLGKELGVPSAWRKAAKEHLITRKKMFSDYKSKILPKHPKEVEEVISLSKQRGRSALLCYENEATDCHRHYLTEKIKKQLPSTKVVDINVLPTQKSLGLARH from the coding sequence ATGACAATCTACACTGTAGGCTATGAAGGTTGCGACATCGACGAATTCGTAGAGGGCCTAAAAAAGAATAAAATAAAAAGAATCATCGACATCAGAAGAAACCCAGTAAGTCGCAAAAAAGGCTTCTCCAAAAATAAACTGGCAGCAGAACTAAAAGAAGTCGGAATCGATTACGTCTATCTAGGAAAAGAACTAGGAGTTCCCTCGGCCTGGAGAAAAGCCGCCAAAGAACACCTCATCACCCGCAAAAAAATGTTCAGCGACTACAAATCCAAAATCCTACCCAAACACCCCAAAGAAGTAGAAGAAGTTATATCTCTATCAAAACAAAGAGGCCGTTCAGCCCTCCTATGCTATGAAAACGAAGCCACCGACTGCCACCGCCACTACCTAACCGAAAAAATAAAAAAACAACTCCCATCAACCAAGGTAGTAGACATAAACGTCCTCCCGACCCAAAAGTCCTTGGGCCTAGCAAGACACTAA